The following proteins are co-located in the Pyxidicoccus trucidator genome:
- a CDS encoding TldD/PmbA family protein, whose translation MAAAPAPDARVTLLDAMASELTRNQQQLKMQSHEPPYFMSYQLKDYVQYAVGARYGALFLDDGYRERKLYVDVRVGSYEFDSSVPEGFEFSFSTKGTSYISRKEGPLDDSPLALRTALWLITDEKYKSALFQYLKKKGEDVYSVEDPKRPPSFTKEKPSTLVQPPVQAPFNRERWVKLAREVSAQFNAHPELFDSEVRVTTDKVTRLFVSTEGSRIISEEVLYGLHVSAVTRAPDGQLLDDSRDYYSPTEAGLPNDAKVREAAAKVIEELLALRAAPAIDPYTGPAILAPEAAGVLFHEAVGHRLEGERQDGDNEGKTYKGQVGKLVLPSFISIHDDPSLRMLNGEPLNGYYQFDEEGVKGQRVTLVEKGVLRNYLLGRVPVEGFLQSNGHGRSQGTLKPVARMANLLVDSTKAVSDAELKRMLIAEAKRQGKPYGLIIRDITGGNTNTSSFGYQAFKGVPRMVYRVDVKTGQETLVRGVEIVGTPLSAVNRIMASGQKQGIFNGFCGAESGNVPVSTVAPSMLLQELELQRAVEGKDRPPILSSPAEALREPSLRQEKPATRPEKP comes from the coding sequence ATGGCGGCGGCGCCCGCGCCGGACGCTCGCGTGACGCTGCTCGACGCCATGGCGAGCGAGCTGACGCGCAACCAGCAGCAGCTGAAGATGCAGAGCCACGAGCCGCCGTACTTCATGAGCTACCAGCTCAAGGACTACGTGCAGTACGCCGTGGGCGCGCGCTATGGCGCGCTCTTCCTGGATGATGGCTACCGCGAGCGGAAGCTGTACGTCGACGTCCGGGTGGGCAGCTACGAGTTCGACAGCTCCGTGCCGGAGGGCTTCGAGTTCAGCTTCTCCACCAAGGGCACCAGCTACATCTCCCGCAAGGAAGGGCCGCTGGATGACTCGCCGCTGGCGCTGCGCACCGCGCTGTGGCTCATCACCGACGAGAAGTACAAGTCGGCGCTCTTCCAGTATCTGAAGAAGAAGGGCGAGGACGTCTACTCGGTGGAGGACCCGAAGCGGCCTCCGTCCTTCACGAAGGAGAAGCCGAGCACCCTGGTGCAGCCGCCCGTGCAGGCCCCGTTCAACCGGGAGCGCTGGGTGAAGCTGGCGCGCGAGGTGTCCGCGCAGTTCAACGCGCACCCGGAGCTGTTCGACTCGGAGGTGCGCGTCACCACCGACAAGGTGACGCGGCTGTTCGTGTCCACCGAGGGCAGCCGCATCATCTCCGAGGAGGTCCTCTACGGCCTCCACGTCTCCGCGGTGACGCGGGCGCCGGACGGGCAGCTGCTGGACGACTCGCGGGACTACTACTCGCCCACGGAGGCGGGGCTGCCGAACGACGCGAAGGTGCGCGAGGCGGCGGCGAAGGTCATCGAGGAGCTGCTGGCGCTGCGCGCGGCGCCGGCCATCGACCCGTACACGGGCCCGGCCATCCTCGCGCCCGAGGCGGCCGGCGTGCTCTTCCACGAGGCGGTGGGCCACCGGCTGGAGGGTGAGCGGCAGGACGGGGACAACGAGGGCAAGACGTACAAGGGCCAGGTGGGCAAGCTGGTGCTGCCGTCGTTCATCTCCATCCACGATGACCCGTCGCTGCGGATGCTCAACGGGGAGCCGCTCAACGGCTACTACCAATTCGACGAAGAGGGCGTGAAGGGGCAGCGGGTGACGCTGGTGGAGAAGGGCGTGCTGCGCAACTACCTGCTGGGGCGCGTGCCGGTGGAGGGCTTCCTCCAGTCCAACGGCCACGGGCGCAGCCAGGGCACGCTGAAGCCGGTGGCGCGCATGGCGAACCTCCTCGTGGACAGCACCAAGGCGGTGAGCGACGCGGAGCTGAAGCGGATGCTCATCGCCGAGGCGAAGCGGCAGGGCAAGCCGTACGGCCTCATCATCCGCGACATCACCGGCGGCAACACCAACACGTCCAGCTTCGGCTACCAGGCGTTCAAGGGCGTGCCGCGGATGGTGTACCGGGTGGACGTGAAGACGGGGCAGGAGACGCTGGTGCGCGGCGTGGAAATCGTCGGCACGCCGCTGTCGGCCGTGAATCGCATCATGGCGTCCGGGCAGAAGCAGGGCATCTTCAACGGCTTCTGCGGCGCGGAGAGCGGTAACGTGCCGGTGTCCACCGTGGCGCCCTCGATGCTGCTCCAGGAGCTGGAGCTGCAGCGCGCGGTGGAGGGCAAGGACCGTCCGCCCATCCTCTCCAGCCCCGCGGAGGCCCTGCGCGAGCCGTCCCTCCGCCAGGAGAAGCCCGCGACCCGCCCGGAGAAGCCATAG
- a CDS encoding nucleotide sugar dehydrogenase, protein MVGSPLLDRIKARDARVGVVGLGYVGLPLGMAFAEAGFPVMGLDIDKRKIDKIEKGESYIKHIPSAPLAELSKSGKLKATSDFAKAKDMDCVIICVPTPLTASREPDMSFIIQTGEALAPHVRRGQLFILESTTYPGTTEEVLKPLLEKNGLKAGKDFYLAFSPEREDPGNKNFNTKTIPKIVGGYSPECAEVACALYGSALKEVVPVSSTRVAELSKLLENIFRCVNIAMVNEMKMLCDRMNVDVWEVIQAASTKPFGFMPFFPGPGLGGHCIPIDPFYLTWKAREFEFHTKFIELAGEVNWQMPYYVVQRTMEALNNNRKTLNGAKVLCIGAAYKKDIDDMRESPSLRVMTLLKEKGAELEYHDPYVPELHKGHGFNMELTSVPLDPEKLGQYDAVLILTDHSNIDFNMVVAKSQVVIDTRNATKNVSKGREKVTKA, encoded by the coding sequence ATGGTTGGCAGCCCGCTGCTGGATCGCATCAAGGCGCGGGACGCGAGGGTCGGGGTCGTTGGGCTGGGTTACGTCGGTCTGCCGCTGGGCATGGCGTTCGCGGAAGCGGGCTTCCCTGTCATGGGGCTCGATATCGACAAGCGGAAGATCGACAAGATTGAGAAGGGTGAGAGCTACATCAAGCACATCCCCAGCGCGCCGCTGGCGGAGCTGAGCAAGTCGGGCAAGCTGAAGGCGACGTCGGACTTCGCGAAGGCGAAGGACATGGACTGCGTCATCATCTGCGTCCCAACGCCGCTCACCGCCTCGCGCGAGCCGGACATGAGCTTCATCATCCAGACGGGTGAGGCCCTGGCGCCGCACGTGCGCCGCGGTCAGCTCTTCATCCTGGAGTCCACCACCTACCCTGGCACCACCGAGGAGGTGCTCAAGCCGCTGCTCGAGAAGAACGGCCTCAAGGCGGGCAAGGACTTCTACCTGGCCTTCAGTCCTGAGCGTGAGGACCCGGGCAACAAGAACTTCAACACCAAGACGATTCCGAAGATTGTCGGCGGCTACTCTCCCGAGTGCGCCGAGGTGGCCTGCGCCCTCTACGGCAGCGCGCTGAAGGAAGTGGTGCCGGTCTCCTCCACCCGCGTGGCGGAGCTGTCCAAGCTGCTGGAGAACATCTTCCGCTGCGTCAACATCGCCATGGTCAACGAGATGAAGATGCTCTGCGACCGGATGAATGTGGACGTGTGGGAGGTCATCCAGGCCGCCAGCACCAAGCCCTTCGGCTTCATGCCCTTCTTCCCGGGCCCGGGCCTCGGTGGGCACTGCATCCCCATCGACCCGTTCTACCTGACGTGGAAGGCGCGCGAGTTCGAGTTCCACACCAAGTTCATCGAGCTGGCCGGCGAGGTGAACTGGCAGATGCCCTACTACGTGGTGCAGCGCACCATGGAGGCCCTCAACAACAACCGGAAGACGCTCAACGGCGCCAAGGTCCTCTGCATCGGCGCGGCGTACAAGAAGGACATCGACGACATGCGTGAGAGCCCCTCCCTGCGCGTCATGACGCTGCTCAAGGAGAAGGGCGCGGAGCTCGAGTACCACGACCCGTACGTCCCCGAGCTGCACAAGGGCCACGGCTTCAACATGGAGCTGACGTCGGTGCCGTTGGACCCGGAGAAGCTCGGCCAGTACGACGCCGTCCTCATCCTCACGGACCACTCGAACATCGACTTCAACATGGTGGTGGCGAAGTCGCAGGTCGTCATCGACACGCGCAACGCCACGAAGAACGTCAGCAAGGGCCGTGAGAAGGTGACGAAGGCCTAG